A genome region from Christensenella minuta includes the following:
- the rplB gene encoding 50S ribosomal protein L2, translating into MAIKKYNPTSPGRRFMSVSAFEEITTKKPEKSLLVSLKKSGGRNVHGRITVRHIGGGEKRKYRIIDFKRDKDGVPAKVATIEYDPNRSANIALLHYKDGEKRYIIAPVGLKVGDEVVSGPEADIKAGNALPLASIPVGTMIHNVEVKPGKGAQLVRSAGNAAQLMAKEGRYAQVRLPSGEVRMILIGAKATIGQVGNVDQENINIGKAGRKRHMGVRPTVRGSVMNPNDHPHGGGEGKSPVGRPGPVTPWGKPALGYKTRKKKNPTDKFIVKRRNAK; encoded by the coding sequence ATGGCAATCAAAAAATATAACCCAACTTCTCCGGGCAGAAGGTTCATGTCGGTTTCGGCCTTTGAAGAAATCACGACGAAAAAGCCCGAAAAATCGCTGCTCGTCTCGCTGAAGAAATCCGGCGGACGCAATGTGCACGGTCGTATCACGGTCCGTCACATCGGCGGCGGCGAAAAAAGAAAATATAGGATCATCGATTTTAAACGCGACAAAGACGGCGTGCCGGCTAAGGTAGCGACGATCGAATACGATCCCAACCGCAGTGCGAATATCGCACTGCTGCACTATAAAGACGGCGAAAAGAGATACATCATCGCCCCCGTGGGCCTTAAGGTGGGCGACGAAGTGGTCTCCGGGCCGGAAGCAGACATCAAAGCGGGCAATGCGCTTCCGCTGGCTTCCATCCCGGTCGGCACTATGATCCACAATGTGGAAGTAAAGCCGGGCAAGGGCGCTCAGCTCGTACGGAGCGCGGGCAACGCGGCACAGCTGATGGCAAAGGAAGGACGGTACGCGCAGGTGCGCCTCCCCTCCGGCGAAGTGAGGATGATCCTCATCGGCGCGAAAGCGACGATCGGTCAGGTCGGCAACGTTGACCAGGAAAACATCAATATCGGCAAAGCGGGCCGCAAGCGCCACATGGGCGTTCGCCCCACGGTGCGCGGTTCCGTCATGAACCCGAACGATCATCCGCACGGCGGCGGCGAGGGCAAATCCCCCGTTGGACGCCCGGGTCCTGTTACTCCCTGGGGCAAACCTGCTCTTGGGTATAAGACGCGCAAGAAAAAGAACCCGACGGATAAATTTATCGTAAAACGCAGGAACGCTAAATAA
- the rplW gene encoding 50S ribosomal protein L23: protein MKDTHDIIIKPILSEKSYDLIPKKTYTFLVEKSANKTQIKAAVEEIFEVKVKQVTTSRKEGKLKRQGRTEGRRPETKKAYVTLTEESKAIEFFESMAQ from the coding sequence ATGAAAGACACGCATGATATCATCATAAAGCCTATTCTTTCAGAAAAAAGCTACGACCTGATCCCCAAGAAAACCTACACGTTTCTAGTGGAAAAAAGCGCCAATAAGACGCAGATCAAGGCTGCGGTGGAAGAAATCTTTGAGGTAAAGGTGAAACAGGTCACCACATCCCGTAAGGAAGGCAAGCTGAAAAGACAGGGACGCACGGAGGGCAGACGCCCCGAAACGAAAAAAGCTTATGTGACGCTCACGGAAGAATCCAAAGCAATCGAATTCTTCGAGAGCATGGCGCAGTAA
- the rplD gene encoding 50S ribosomal protein L4: protein MPNVSVYKTDGKEAGKIELKDEVFGVEINKSAMHDAVVAHLAARRQGTQSALTRSEVRGGGIKPFRQKGTGRARQGTIRAPQMTHGGVVFAPKPRDYSMKLNKKVRALAMCSALSQKVQDESLIVMEDLKMTAPKTKEMAAILKNLKAEKALIVTNGKDEDVVRAAANIQGVKTMPAATLSVYDILKYDKFIVTKDAVKAIEEVYA from the coding sequence ATGCCAAACGTATCAGTATATAAGACCGACGGCAAAGAAGCAGGCAAAATCGAGCTGAAAGACGAAGTCTTCGGCGTAGAGATAAACAAATCGGCAATGCACGACGCGGTTGTCGCGCACCTGGCGGCAAGGCGCCAGGGCACGCAGTCCGCACTTACCCGCAGCGAAGTGCGCGGCGGCGGCATCAAGCCTTTTCGCCAGAAGGGCACAGGCCGGGCGCGCCAGGGTACGATCCGCGCACCCCAGATGACGCACGGCGGAGTCGTATTCGCGCCCAAGCCGAGGGATTATTCCATGAAGCTCAATAAAAAGGTGCGCGCGCTTGCGATGTGCTCCGCGCTTTCCCAGAAGGTACAGGATGAAAGCCTCATCGTGATGGAAGACCTCAAAATGACGGCCCCCAAAACGAAAGAGATGGCGGCGATCCTGAAGAACCTGAAAGCGGAAAAAGCGCTGATCGTCACAAACGGGAAGGACGAGGACGTTGTCCGCGCCGCCGCGAACATCCAGGGGGTCAAAACGATGCCGGCTGCAACGCTCTCCGTATATGACATCCTGAAATACGACAAGTTCATCGTAACGAAGGACGCCGTAAAAGCAATCGAGGAGGTTTACGCATAA
- the rplC gene encoding 50S ribosomal protein L3, which translates to MKAILGEKIGMTQIFAEDGRVVPVTVVKAGPCVIVQKKTVETDGYNAVQVGFGEVKEKNVIKPKKGHFAKVKAVPTRYLREFRTDEAEELEAGSEIKVDVFETGEKVDVSGISKGKGFLGVIARWGQHRGPMSHGSRYHRRPGSMGACASPAKVMKGKRLPGRGGFDKVTVQNLEVVKVDTDKNLLLIKGAVPGAKGGLVTIRKSVKSL; encoded by the coding sequence ATGAAAGCTATACTGGGTGAAAAGATCGGTATGACTCAGATCTTCGCAGAAGACGGCAGAGTCGTTCCCGTAACAGTAGTAAAAGCCGGACCTTGCGTTATCGTTCAGAAGAAAACGGTAGAGACCGACGGATATAACGCGGTGCAGGTAGGGTTTGGAGAAGTCAAGGAAAAGAACGTGATTAAGCCGAAAAAGGGACATTTTGCGAAGGTGAAGGCGGTTCCTACGCGTTACCTGCGCGAATTCCGCACAGACGAAGCGGAAGAACTCGAGGCGGGCAGCGAAATCAAAGTGGACGTATTTGAAACGGGCGAGAAAGTCGACGTTTCGGGCATCTCCAAGGGAAAAGGCTTCCTCGGCGTAATTGCGCGATGGGGCCAGCACAGGGGCCCCATGAGCCACGGCTCGCGGTACCACAGGCGCCCCGGTTCCATGGGCGCGTGCGCATCCCCGGCGAAAGTCATGAAGGGCAAACGCCTCCCGGGACGCGGCGGTTTCGATAAAGTGACCGTGCAGAATCTCGAAGTTGTCAAGGTTGACACCGATAAAAACCTGCTCCTCATCAAGGGTGCGGTTCCCGGTGCCAAGGGCGGCCTTGTGACCATCAGAAAAAGCGTTAAGTCGCTGTAA
- the rpsJ gene encoding 30S ribosomal protein S10 has translation MASQRIRIKLKAYDHNLIDQSAQRIVDTAKRTGAKISGPVPLPTSKEIITILRATHKYKDSREQFEIKTHKRLIDILEANAKTTDALMRLDLPAGVDIEIKL, from the coding sequence ATGGCAAGCCAAAGAATTAGAATCAAACTGAAAGCTTACGACCACAATCTGATCGACCAGAGCGCTCAGAGAATCGTAGACACGGCGAAACGTACAGGCGCGAAGATTTCCGGCCCTGTTCCGCTTCCCACAAGCAAAGAGATCATAACGATCCTGCGGGCGACGCACAAATACAAAGATTCGAGAGAACAGTTTGAAATCAAAACACACAAACGCTTGATCGACATCCTCGAAGCAAACGCAAAGACGACGGACGCGCTGATGCGTCTCGACCTTCCCGCGGGCGTGGACATCGAAATTAAACTGTAA
- a CDS encoding NifB/NifX family molybdenum-iron cluster-binding protein, whose amino-acid sequence MKIAVASEGSNVSGHFGHCSDFNIFTAENGKITHSERIQSPGHDHNLIEFLAERGVDVIISGGMGAGAREKFDAKGIRIVTGAEGAAADAAQACLDGSLVSDDTVCCKHEHAGDCH is encoded by the coding sequence ATGAAAATTGCAGTTGCAAGCGAAGGTTCAAACGTTTCCGGGCATTTCGGGCATTGCTCCGACTTTAATATCTTTACGGCCGAAAACGGAAAAATCACGCACAGCGAGCGCATCCAGAGCCCCGGTCACGACCATAACCTGATCGAGTTTTTGGCGGAACGCGGCGTGGACGTCATCATTTCCGGTGGCATGGGCGCGGGCGCGCGGGAAAAATTCGATGCAAAGGGCATCCGCATCGTAACGGGCGCAGAGGGCGCGGCAGCGGATGCCGCACAGGCCTGCCTCGACGGTTCCCTTGTGTCCGACGACACGGTATGCTGCAAACACGAGCATGCGGGAGACTGCCACTAA
- a CDS encoding helix-turn-helix domain-containing protein, giving the protein MEISDRILKILEDFKITPYQIHKDTGISEGTFTNWKARPTSKVKSDTVVTLAKYLGVSCDFLLIGENDPSVKEREAKALLPYKEIIDSYKNATIKSRNLARAALDLPPEK; this is encoded by the coding sequence ATGGAAATATCTGACAGAATATTAAAAATATTGGAGGATTTTAAAATTACTCCATATCAGATTCATAAAGATACCGGTATTTCCGAGGGCACATTTACGAATTGGAAAGCGCGCCCAACTTCCAAGGTCAAGAGCGATACGGTAGTTACCTTAGCGAAGTATTTAGGTGTATCTTGCGATTTTCTTTTGATTGGCGAAAATGATCCTTCTGTCAAAGAGCGCGAAGCAAAAGCTTTGCTTCCTTATAAAGAGATTATTGATTCTTATAAAAACGCTACTATAAAATCAAGAAACTTAGCGCGCGCAGCGCTCGACCTGCCGCCGGAGAAATAA
- a CDS encoding ZIP family metal transporter, whose translation MNPFLLALAGSGLMFAATTAGSASVFFFRGEINPKVQRVMLGFAAGIMIAASVWSLLIPAIEMAEEQGTTGWIPAAGGFALGGLFLFALDHLLPHQHPGSSKPEGLHAHLGKRTMLVFAVTLHNIPEGLAVGLAFAVAAQGGGDTVTLASAIALAIGMALQNVPEGAAIALPLRQEGLTRGKAFLWGTMSGAVEPIAAVAAVALIGLISGIMPWLLAFAAGAMIYVVVEELIPEAHLGEHSHSGTAGVMVGFILMMILDVALG comes from the coding sequence ATGAATCCATTCCTGCTTGCCCTTGCGGGCTCGGGTCTGATGTTTGCGGCGACCACGGCGGGTTCCGCGTCGGTCTTCTTTTTCCGCGGCGAAATCAATCCGAAGGTACAGCGCGTGATGCTTGGTTTTGCCGCCGGCATCATGATCGCCGCTTCCGTATGGTCTTTGCTGATCCCTGCCATCGAAATGGCGGAGGAGCAGGGGACGACCGGGTGGATCCCGGCGGCAGGCGGTTTCGCGCTCGGAGGCCTGTTTCTGTTTGCGCTCGACCACCTCCTTCCCCACCAGCATCCGGGCAGCAGCAAACCGGAGGGACTCCATGCGCACCTCGGGAAACGCACGATGCTGGTGTTCGCGGTCACGCTGCACAACATCCCGGAGGGACTTGCCGTAGGCCTTGCGTTTGCCGTCGCGGCGCAGGGCGGCGGAGATACCGTGACGCTCGCCTCCGCAATTGCGCTCGCCATCGGCATGGCGCTGCAAAACGTGCCTGAGGGCGCGGCCATTGCCCTTCCGCTGCGGCAGGAGGGCCTCACACGCGGAAAAGCCTTTTTATGGGGGACTATGTCGGGCGCGGTAGAACCGATTGCCGCAGTGGCCGCAGTAGCCCTGATCGGCCTTATTTCCGGCATCATGCCGTGGCTGCTCGCTTTTGCCGCGGGCGCGATGATCTATGTGGTGGTGGAAGAGCTTATCCCCGAGGCACACCTTGGGGAGCATTCCCATTCGGGCACGGCGGGCGTGATGGTCGGTTTCATCCTCATGATGATCCTCGACGTAGCGCTCGGATAA
- the tuf gene encoding elongation factor Tu: protein MAKGKFERTKPHVNIGTIGHVDHGKTTLTAAITMVLAKNGQAEATKYDEIDKAPEEKERGITINTAHVEYETATRHYAHVDCPGHADYVKNMITGAAQMDGAILVVSAADGPMPQTREHILLARQVGVPYIIVYMNKTDQVDDPELLELVEMEIRELLSEYDFPGDDTPIIKGSALKALEAAQASDDIADNPDCQSIFELMEAVDTYIPEPERDIDKPFLMPVEDVFSITGRGTVATGRVERGTVKVQDTVEIVGLTDEKRSVVVTGVEMFRKLLDEAITGDNIGVLLRGVQRDEIERGQVLSKPGSIHPHTHFNSSVYVLKKEEGGRHTPFFNGYRPQFYFRTTDVTGVIELPGGTEMVMPGDNIEMEIKLITPIAIEEGLRFAIREGGRTVGSGVVSGVIE, encoded by the coding sequence ATGGCAAAGGGTAAGTTTGAAAGAACGAAGCCGCATGTAAACATCGGAACGATCGGGCACGTAGACCACGGGAAAACGACGCTGACAGCGGCGATCACGATGGTGCTGGCAAAGAACGGCCAGGCGGAAGCGACGAAATATGATGAAATCGATAAGGCGCCGGAAGAAAAAGAGCGTGGGATCACGATCAATACGGCCCATGTGGAATATGAAACGGCAACGAGGCACTATGCGCACGTAGACTGCCCGGGACACGCGGACTATGTAAAGAACATGATAACGGGAGCGGCGCAGATGGACGGAGCGATCCTGGTGGTATCGGCGGCGGACGGCCCGATGCCGCAGACGCGGGAGCACATCCTGCTTGCGAGGCAGGTAGGGGTACCGTACATCATCGTCTACATGAACAAGACGGACCAGGTAGACGATCCGGAGCTTTTGGAGCTGGTAGAGATGGAGATCAGGGAGCTGCTTTCGGAGTACGACTTTCCGGGAGACGACACCCCGATCATAAAGGGAAGCGCGCTGAAGGCGCTGGAAGCAGCGCAGGCGTCGGACGACATAGCGGACAATCCGGACTGCCAGAGCATCTTCGAGCTGATGGAAGCGGTAGACACGTATATCCCGGAACCGGAAAGAGACATCGACAAGCCGTTCCTGATGCCGGTAGAGGACGTATTCTCGATCACGGGGCGCGGGACGGTAGCAACGGGGCGCGTGGAGAGAGGGACGGTAAAGGTACAGGACACGGTAGAGATCGTCGGACTGACGGACGAGAAGCGGAGCGTAGTGGTAACGGGCGTAGAAATGTTCCGGAAGCTGCTTGACGAAGCGATCACGGGAGACAACATCGGAGTACTTCTGAGGGGAGTGCAGAGGGACGAGATCGAAAGAGGGCAGGTATTGTCGAAGCCGGGATCGATCCATCCGCATACGCACTTCAACAGCAGCGTGTACGTGCTGAAGAAGGAAGAAGGAGGCCGCCACACGCCGTTCTTCAACGGATACCGTCCGCAGTTCTATTTCAGGACGACGGACGTAACGGGAGTGATCGAGCTTCCGGGTGGAACGGAAATGGTAATGCCTGGGGACAATATCGAGATGGAGATCAAGCTGATTACGCCGATTGCGATTGAAGAAGGACTTCGGTTCGCAATCCGCGAGGGAGGCCGAACGGTAGGCTCTGGGGTTGTATCCGGTGTGATCGAATAA